From Glycine max cultivar Williams 82 chromosome 11, Glycine_max_v4.0, whole genome shotgun sequence, the proteins below share one genomic window:
- the LOC100819644 gene encoding cytokinin riboside 5'-monophosphate phosphoribohydrolase LOG1, protein MEGEETEMKQQSRFKRICVFCGSSPGNKSSYKDAAIELGKELVSRNIDLVYGGGSIGLMGLVSQAVYEGGRHVIGVIPKTLMPREITGETVGEVMAVADMHQRKAEMARHSDAFIALPGGYGTLEELLEVITWAQLGIHDKPVGLLNVDGYYNSLLSFIDKAVEEGFISPKARHIIVSAPSTKELVKEMEEYFPQHERVASKLSWETEQIDYSSNCDMSR, encoded by the exons atggaAGGTGAAGAAACTGAGATGAAACAACAATCCAGGTTCAAGAGGATTTGTGTGTTCTGTGGAAGCAGCCCCGGAAACAAGAGTAGCTATAAGGATGCTGCTATTGAGCTTGGGAAAGAGTTg GTGTCAAGAAATATTGATCTGGTTTATGGAGGAGGCAGCATCGGTTTGATGGGGTTGGTTTCCCAGGCTGTTTATGAAGGAGGTCGCCATGTAATTGG AGTTATTCCCAAGACACTGATGCCAAGAGAG ATTACTGGAGAGACAGTGGGGGAAGTGATGGCAGTAGCAGACATGCATCAAAGAAAAGCAGAGATGGCTAGGCACTCTGATGCCTTTATTGCCTTACCTG GTGGCTATGGGACACTTGAGGAGCTTCTAGAGGTGATAACTTGGGCTCAGCTTGGCATCCATGATAAACCG GTTGGGTTGCTGAATGTAGATGGATACTACAATTCCTTGTTGTCTTTCATTGACAAAGCTGTGGAAGAAGGCTTCATTAGCCCCAAAGCTCGCCACATAATTGTATCTGCCCCATCAACAAAAGAGCTTGTAAAAGAGATGGAG GAATATTTCCCACAACATGAAAGAGTTGCCTCTAAGCTAAGCTGGGAAACTGAGCAGATAGATTACTCCTCAAATTGTGACATGTCTAGGTGA
- the LOC100810026 gene encoding protein-tyrosine sulfotransferase isoform X2 has translation MALRLSSKTKGVSTLDIWPWKYLVPWMREDLFARREARYSRGLNIIESNDSYDMEDFAMPLQEYINDPVAVDVVHNGATFQVAGLTNNSYIAEAHEVRHCVQKYKTLGKYVLQVAKKRLDEMLYVGLTEEHRKSATMFANVVGAQVISQLNAPNTSLETTDKTERSSFTDNDPDSSEHQNSTLDRGESAVTSSEGGEATEFNMTVGELMDAYEVCISNLRKAQSRRRISSLKRISPVNFTKEARLQVPEEILHKIRSLNDLDLQLYEYAKAIFNKQHKTSLLITEESWDNISGSAYGLWRVVTLAITCVFFIFLFLLIVNVRRRTSKVKK, from the exons ATGGCTTTACGCCTAAGCTCTAAGACTAAAGGAGTAAGCACACTGGATATCTGGCCTTGGAAGTATCTGGTTCCATGGATGAGGGAAGACCTATTTGCTAGG AGAGAAGCTAGGTACAGTAGGGGACTGAATATCATTGAAAGCAATGATTCTTATGACATGGAAGATTTTGCAATGCCATTACAAGAATACATCAATGATCCTGTGGCTGTGGATGTTGTACATAATGGAGCCACATTCCAG GTTGCAGGTTTGACAAACAATTCTTATATAGCAGAAGCACATGAAGTGCGCCATTGTGTACAGAAATATAAGACTCTTGGTAAATATGTGCTACAAGTTGCAAAG AAGAGACTGGATGAGATGTTATATGTTGGTCTTACTGAGGAGCACAGAAAATCTGCCACAATGTTTGCAAATGTGGTTGGTGCTCAAGTGATATCACAACTTAATGCACCAAACACTAGCCTGGAAACTACTGATAAGACAG AAAGGAGTTCATTTACGGATAATGATCCCGATAGCAGTGAACATCAG AATAGTACCTTGGACAGAGGAGAAAGTGCGGTTACTTCAAGTGAAGGGGGAGAAGCAACAGAATTTAAT ATGACTGTTGGAGAACTAATGGATGcttatgaagtctgcatttccAATTTACGTAAGGCCCAGTCACGCCGACGCATCTCTTCTTTGAAGAGGATTTCTCCAGTGAACTTTACAAAGGAG GCACGTCTTCAGGTTCCTGAAGAGATTCTCCACAAGATACGGTCTCTTAATGACCTTGACTTACAGCTCTATGAATATGCAAAAGCCATTTTCAATAAACAACATAAAACCTCATTGCTGATTACTGAG GAGAGTTGGGACAACATATCAGGCAGTGCATATGGCCTCTGGAGGGTCGTTACGCTAGCAATtacttgtgtcttcttcattttcttattcttaCTAATTGTAAATGTGAGAAGAAGAACGTCCAAAGTTAAGAAGTGA
- the LOC100810026 gene encoding protein-tyrosine sulfotransferase isoform X1 produces MYVCMDPALKLCVLLLILLGLVNGSFAENDYGRCESVVKSWARSSLDEEMTKDDKHTLRDLLFFLHVPRTGGRTYFHCFLKKLYPSYLECPRSYDKLRFDPSKPKCRLLVTHDDYSITSKLPRERTSVVTILRDPVDRVFSTYEFSIEVAARFLVHPNLTSATKMALRLSSKTKGVSTLDIWPWKYLVPWMREDLFARREARYSRGLNIIESNDSYDMEDFAMPLQEYINDPVAVDVVHNGATFQVAGLTNNSYIAEAHEVRHCVQKYKTLGKYVLQVAKKRLDEMLYVGLTEEHRKSATMFANVVGAQVISQLNAPNTSLETTDKTERSSFTDNDPDSSEHQNSTLDRGESAVTSSEGGEATEFNMTVGELMDAYEVCISNLRKAQSRRRISSLKRISPVNFTKEARLQVPEEILHKIRSLNDLDLQLYEYAKAIFNKQHKTSLLITEESWDNISGSAYGLWRVVTLAITCVFFIFLFLLIVNVRRRTSKVKK; encoded by the exons atgtatgtatgtatggaTCCTGCTCTCAAGCTCTGCGTCTTGTTACTCATTCTTCTCGGATTAG TGAATGGTTCTTTTGCGGAAAATGATTATGGACGCTGCGAAAGCGTTGTTAAGAGTTGGGCGCGTTCTTCGCTCGATGAGGAAATGACAAAAGATGATAAGCACACATTAAGAGATTTGCTGTTTTTTCTGCATGTTCCTAGAACGGGAGGGAGAACCTATTTTCACTG ttttttgaagaaattgtatCCCAGCTATCTGGAGTGTCCTCGCTCGTATGATAAGTTGCGCTTTGATCCAAG TAAACCAAAATGCAGGCTGTTAGTTACACATGATGACTATAGTATAACGTCCAAACTTCCAAGGGAGAGAACTTCTGTTGTTACCATACTTAGGGATCCAGTTGACCGTGTTTTTAGTACttatgaattctcaatagaggTTGCAGCTAGATTTTTGGTGCATCCAAACTTGACGTCCGCAACAAAGATGGCTTTACGCCTAAGCTCTAAGACTAAAGGAGTAAGCACACTGGATATCTGGCCTTGGAAGTATCTGGTTCCATGGATGAGGGAAGACCTATTTGCTAGG AGAGAAGCTAGGTACAGTAGGGGACTGAATATCATTGAAAGCAATGATTCTTATGACATGGAAGATTTTGCAATGCCATTACAAGAATACATCAATGATCCTGTGGCTGTGGATGTTGTACATAATGGAGCCACATTCCAG GTTGCAGGTTTGACAAACAATTCTTATATAGCAGAAGCACATGAAGTGCGCCATTGTGTACAGAAATATAAGACTCTTGGTAAATATGTGCTACAAGTTGCAAAG AAGAGACTGGATGAGATGTTATATGTTGGTCTTACTGAGGAGCACAGAAAATCTGCCACAATGTTTGCAAATGTGGTTGGTGCTCAAGTGATATCACAACTTAATGCACCAAACACTAGCCTGGAAACTACTGATAAGACAG AAAGGAGTTCATTTACGGATAATGATCCCGATAGCAGTGAACATCAG AATAGTACCTTGGACAGAGGAGAAAGTGCGGTTACTTCAAGTGAAGGGGGAGAAGCAACAGAATTTAAT ATGACTGTTGGAGAACTAATGGATGcttatgaagtctgcatttccAATTTACGTAAGGCCCAGTCACGCCGACGCATCTCTTCTTTGAAGAGGATTTCTCCAGTGAACTTTACAAAGGAG GCACGTCTTCAGGTTCCTGAAGAGATTCTCCACAAGATACGGTCTCTTAATGACCTTGACTTACAGCTCTATGAATATGCAAAAGCCATTTTCAATAAACAACATAAAACCTCATTGCTGATTACTGAG GAGAGTTGGGACAACATATCAGGCAGTGCATATGGCCTCTGGAGGGTCGTTACGCTAGCAATtacttgtgtcttcttcattttcttattcttaCTAATTGTAAATGTGAGAAGAAGAACGTCCAAAGTTAAGAAGTGA
- the LOC100813608 gene encoding uncharacterized protein encodes MGFGRNSTSRSGDYLEGMLNDYVGGRNKLKAQKSAATTTKFVAVLTCLQFFFAVYATFLLYYMGPSIDLRTKPEFTWATKIAQQWKQLIITPHVVGHYQEAASSLIKEDLLPTTPSQVCENEKIDFMQKKSNDVQMIKIKRELYDEVLSFQSKTFGSETLQELISMKSKWDLKGPNRPKITVLLNHFKRKTLCAQLDSLLQQTLPFHHVWVLSFGSPNEASLKRIVDTYNDSRISFISSSYDFKYYGRFQMALQTESDLVYVVDDDMIPGRKMLQILAHVAGTDKYKNSVLGSIGRILPFRQKDFTFPSYRKFRSKEAGLYLPDPAYDITVDKIVQVDFLSSSWFLSADLVKTLFTETPFTFSTGEDLHLSYQLQKYKNAGSFVLPVDPKDKETWGDSEHRLAYVSETTVIFKDVVQVRDDQWWKALSTGYVTQWAAMYPQKIDALFYAHSVDEVKMLAPLLEKFRSTVGKKAYIVVSGGNYCPCEDAARALKWPALVCKERRFKIFDLAIEALSGVSDSEAPVIHAVYTSLKGLIKIHNPSVVISLADIDPHVRKALKMASETNSNDTTLVLLPRSSVSQVLWMADLRSTALPNWNRMRVSVNIITQNRANSLARLLKSLSNAYYLGDEIPITFNMDSKVDEATIRLVGSFEWPHGPKTLRRRIVQGGLIRAVSESWYPSSDDDFGLLLEDDIEVSPYYYLWIKYALMAYHYDPQVSLPELSSISLYTPKLVEVVKERPKWNATEFFKHIHPNTPYLHQLPCSWGAVFFPKHWREFYVYMNMRFTEDAKSNPVQIPKSRTNGWQASWKKFLIDMMYLRGYVSLYPNFPQQASFSTNHMEPGAHISAKDNLVKHNKQDFEVPLMKEDFRNFLPAMKMPSASRLPSLNLFNQPVSLKGLKAAGAKLGQDVLRCDNATEVVAVDKDTGLPYTCSKF; translated from the exons ATGGGATTCGGTCGAAATTCGACCTCAAGAAGCGGAGATTACTTGGAAGGAATGCTTAACGACTATGTTGGAGGAAGGAACAAACTGAAGGCTCAGAAGAGCGCCGCCACAACAACGAAGTTTGTGGCAGTGCTCACGTGCCTTCAGTTTTTCTTTGCAGTCTATGCAACATTCCTATTGTATTACATGGGCCCTTCCATTGATTTAAGAACCAAGCCAGAGTTCACATGGGCAACAAAAATTGCCCAACAATGGAAGCAACTCATCATCACGCCCCATGTTGTTGGCCACTACCAAGAAGCTGCTTCCTCTCTCATCAAGGAGGATCTTCTTCCCACAACTCCTTCCCAAGTGTGTGAGAATGAGAAGATAGACTTCATGCAAAAGAAGTCCAATGATGTCCAAATGATCAAGATAAAGAGAGAGCTCTATGATGAGGTGCTGAGCTTCCAAAGCAAAACCTTTGGCTCCGAGACTCTCCAAGAGCTAATTTCAATGAAATCCAAATGGGACTTGAAAGGTCCAAACAGGCCAAAGATCACGGTTTTGCTAAACCACTTCAAGAGAAAGACACTTTGTGCTCAGCTCGATTCTTTGCTCCAACAAACCCTCCCTTTTCATCATGTTTGGGTGCTTTCATTTGGGAGCCCCAATGAGGCCTCATTGAAGAGAATTGTTGACACCTATAACGACTCAAGAATCAGCTTCATAAGCTCAAGCTACGATTTCAAGTACTATGGAAGGTTTCAAATGGCTCTTCAGACTGAATCTGATCTTGTGTACGTTGTTGATGATGACATGATTCCGGGAAGGAAGATGTTGCAGATTTTGGCACATGTTGCTGGGACAGACAAGTACAAGAATTCTGTCTTGGGGAGTATTGGAAGGATATTGCCCTTTAGACAGAAAGATTTCACCTTTCCAAGTTACAGAAAATTTCGGTCTAAGGAGGCAGGGTTGTATTTGCCTGATCCTGCTTATGATATCACTGTTGATAAAATTGTGCAGGTGGATTTTCTATCAAGTTCATGGTTCCTCTCTGCTGATCTTGTCAAGACACTCTTCACTGAGACACCTTTTACCTTCTCAACTGGTGAAGATCttcaccttag cTATCAGCTTCAGAAATACAAAAATGCTGGTTCATTTGTTCTTCCAGTGGATCCTAAGGACAAGGAAACATGGGGTGATAGTGAGCACAGGCTTGCATATGTGTCTGAAACCACAGTGATTTTCAAGGATGTAGTTCAAGTCAGAGATGATCAATGGTGGAAAGCACTTTCCACAGGCTATGTGACTCAATGGGCTGCAATGTACCCTCAAAAAATTGATGCACTCTTTTATGCTCACTCAGTTGATGAAGTAAAAATGCTTGCACCACTTCTTGAAAAGTTCAGGTCCACAGTTGGCAAGAAGGCCTACATTGTTGTCTCTGGAGGCAATTACTGCCCTTGTGAAGATGCTGCAAGAGCTCTCAAATGGCCTGCATTGGTCTGCAAAGAACGCCGGTTTAAGATTTTTGACTTGGCCATTGAAGCACTTTCTGGGGTGTCAGATTCTGAGGCACCAGTGATACATGCAGTGTACACCAGCTTGAAGGGTTTGATCAAAATTCACAATCCCAGTGTAGTGATCAGTCTGGCTGACATTGACCCTCATGTGAGAAAAGCTCTCAAGATGGCCTCAGAAACCAACTCAAATGACACCACATTGGTTCTTTTACCAAGGTCTTCAGTTTCTCAAGTTCTTTGGATGGCTGATCTGCGTTCAACAGCATTGCCAA ACTGGAATCGGATGAGGGTTTCTGTGAACATCATCACCCAAAATAGAGCCAATTCACTAGCAAGGCTTCTCAAATCTCTCAGCAATGCCTACTATCTCGGAGATGAAATTCCCATTACCTTCAACATGGATAGCAAGGTAGATGAGGCAACTATAAGACTAGTAGGTTCATTTGAGTGGCCTCATGGACCCAAAACCCTGAGAAGGAGAATCGTCCAAGGAGGTCTAATCCGCGCTGTGAGTGAGAGTTGGTATCCATCTTCTGATGATGACTTTGGACTCCTACTAGAAGATGACATTGAAGTTTCACCTTACTACTACCTATGGATCAAATATGCACTCATGGCTTACCACTATGACCCTCAAGTCTCTCTACCTGAGCTCTCATCCATTTCACTCTACACTCCAAAACTTGTTGAAGTTGTCAAAGAGAGGCCAAAATGGAATGCCACAGAATTCTTCAAACACATCCACCCCAACACACCTTACCTTCACCAACTACCTTGCAGCTGGGGAGCAGTGTTCTTCCCAAAGCATTGGAGAGAGTTCTATGTGTACATGAACATGAGGTTCACTGAGGATGCCAAGTCCAACCCAGTTCAAATTCCAAAGTCTAGAACAAATGGATGGCAAGCTTCATGGAAGAAGTTCCTCATAGACATGATGTACCTTAGAGGGTATGTTAGTCTCTACCCAAATTTCCCACAACAAGCAAGCTTTTCAACCAACCATATGGAACCAGGGGCACATATTAGTGCTAAAGACAATTTGGTTAAGCATAACAAACAGGACTTTGAGGTGCCACTAATGAAAGAAGACTTTAGAAACTTTTTGCCAGCAATGAAAATGCCTTCAGCATCAAGGCTTCCATCTCTTAACCTCTTCAATCAACCAGTTTCTCTAAAGGGTCTCAAAGCTGCTGGAGCTAAGTTGGGACAGGATGTGCTTAGATGTGACAATGCCACTGAGGTTGTTGCTGTTGACAAAGATACTGGTCTACCTTACACTTGCTCCAAATTCTGA